agaaaaaaatgcccttttctttttcaaatattCAATATTGTCTAATATTTTCAAAGGTTACAATTACAGATAAATGTATGACCAAACGCCCTTTTGTGTTTGAAATGAATGCATAAAAGTATTTATTACACTCTTCTGTCCCTTTTACAAAGGATCTTTTTAAAGGATTTCCTGAAGTCATTATTGAATACAGTGTATATGACGGGGTTTAGTGAGCTATTGCAGTAACCTAACCAGAAGAACATTTTGAACAGGGTCTCTGGCACACAGCACTTGTTACACACAGCAGTGAGCGTGTACGTGAAAAAAAAGGGGAACCAGCAGAGAACAAACACTCCCATGACTACAGCCAGAACAAATGTAAAGCGCCTCTCTCTGTACTGCCTTCCTTTCCACCTTCTCCCTCTCTCGCGGGACTCCGACTGTGGTTTTGAAGCGCTTTCACCGGGATTCACCTGAGTcacttttgctgttttcataGCCTTCTTCTTTGTAAGTGAACATAGGATTGTTTCATTCCCATCGGAAGAGGAGGGTTCTTCCTCCACATCAAGCTCATTAGCCTCTTTACCATCTTCTCCTCTCACCTCCCTCTGttctctgtcttttctctccATCGTGTCCAAACCAAACTTTGGGTCTTCTGAGTTCCCATTGTGTCTTTGCCTTTCTCCAGGTGGGGCTCTTGTTCTTTTCTTGGCAATCTGGTAGATTCTAACATACACCGTAATCATAATGACACAGGGTACAAAGAAGGAGGCACAACTGGAGAATATGATGTACCATTTCTCACCATTAATGTCACATTCAAGACTGTCTGCTTTGTCCTTTTTCACAGTGATAAGCGGAGGaaatgaaatgagagctgccAGTATCCAAACTAAGCAGACTTTGCCTTTAATCCTGAGTGGTGTCCTTCTCAGGTTATACTCAATGGCTTGTGTGACAGACCAGTATCTGTCCAGGCTTATTGCACACAGATGAACAATGGATGATGTGCAGAAAAGAACATCCAAAGCCAGGTAGATTCCACACCATACCTTCCCAAAGAACCAATAACCCATCAGTTCATTCGCTAAAGAGAATGGCATCACTAAAGTGGCAACCAGGATGTCTGCACATGCTAGAGAGACTAAAAATAAGTTCTGAGGTGCTCTCAGGACTCGGCTTGTCATCACAGCAATTACCACCATGACATTGCCAAACAGTGTTAGCAGGATAAGGATACCCACCAGGATTGTTAGAGGCACAGAGGTCTGCACAGTATAAGGGTTCCTTCCAGGCAAAGTCACATTTCCACTGTTGAAGATAAAGCAACCCATCAGAGTGAGCTGTGGTGCCGATGGTATGGTCTGAACGGGGCTCTGTCAGGAGGCTTGGAAGCTGTGCTCCAGCAGTCTATTAATTGCATCCATTCAAGAACACGGCACAGAGTTGGGGCTTTTCATTTTCCTTCAAAGATATCTATGCTTCTTTCCTCTTTGTCAATTATAAAATAGAGACCAAAAAAGcaaggattgtttttttttaatataaactaaaaagacaaacaagcagtaaaagaaataaagggaACCTATTTATTCCCTGTTTTTCACATAAGATAGTTTTAAGAGtactaaaaaaaatctttatccACTAACCTTCAAGAATAAAAGCTTCTGCTAAATCCCCTGGAAGGTTTTGTAAAACAGACTTATATTGCAGGCAGGTCTTTTCATCTAGTGCAGCTGAAGTGGAGTACATCTTTTATATAGGCTTATCTGACGCTGGGGATCTGTGATGCTGGAATGGGCGGGGCTCATCTCACACCGGACATTTAACAAGAGATTGGGGGTTGTTCTAAGACCATGAAACCACTGGCTGATAGTGACAATGATAATATTGTTGATTTTTTAGAAACAACAC
The Pelmatolapia mariae isolate MD_Pm_ZW linkage group LG13, Pm_UMD_F_2, whole genome shotgun sequence DNA segment above includes these coding regions:
- the LOC134640401 gene encoding alpha-2A adrenergic receptor-like, translated to MGCFIFNSGNVTLPGRNPYTVQTSVPLTILVGILILLTLFGNVMVVIAVMTSRVLRAPQNLFLVSLACADILVATLVMPFSLANELMGYWFFGKVWCGIYLALDVLFCTSSIVHLCAISLDRYWSVTQAIEYNLRRTPLRIKGKVCLVWILAALISFPPLITVKKDKADSLECDINGEKWYIIFSSCASFFVPCVIMITVYVRIYQIAKKRTRAPPGERQRHNGNSEDPKFGLDTMERKDREQREVRGEDGKEANELDVEEEPSSSDGNETILCSLTKKKAMKTAKVTQVNPGESASKPQSESRERGRRWKGRQYRERRFTFVLAVVMGVFVLCWFPFFFTYTLTAVCNKCCVPETLFKMFFWLGYCNSSLNPVIYTVFNNDFRKSFKKILCKRDRRV